In one Ananas comosus cultivar F153 linkage group 12, ASM154086v1, whole genome shotgun sequence genomic region, the following are encoded:
- the LOC109718973 gene encoding acyl-CoA-binding domain-containing protein 4-like, producing MAPRSAIAATFPYPERFQAAAAYAGIGRDPNSASTAAIARLPDDARLKLQWLYHQAKFGPYAAQKPNTRKPAEESEWTSGDQPEKMLSAEAMRLFVEVLEANDPEWYFKVPESIIKPLLDALVNKKTLDPAESYTLTGISIQEPETIAAQNENLLETKDEDAIKEGFDSVKIFDTWTVLSTSGRKPKPRYKHGATILQDKMYIFGGCYSGRYLSNLQVLDLKSLTWSEIEAKTQSPGSATTVPVAPCAGHSLITWGRKILSIGGHSKDYSDTVTVKEFDPQTCTWANIKTCGKPPISRSGQSVTLIGTTLVMFGGEDVKRTPMNDVHILDLETMTWDEINTIGTPPFPRSDHTAACHCERYLLIFGGGSRSTCFNDLHVLDLETRKWSIPKQVGITPSPRTGHAGVRIGEYWFIVGGGNNNDGVSETLCFDMSNLAWSVVTTVQGRMPLASEGLSIVFTTYKGKEFLVSFGGYSGNYSNEVHVLKASYKSDIPPPITNGIISSTALTMYNSPNGSILNSEIKHDQDRKVEQTTTDKVHLSIPNITQKESSGVIGAVKTDIDGLKVALKTEQLLTRQLQQALALTHRTIANLTEELKVVVDGLAPERSRLFELEANVAELQQKLQPMEGFQKAVEFLRQKKAA from the exons ATGGCGCCAAGGTCGGCGATCGCCGCCACCTTTCCTTACCCCGAGAGGTTccaagccgccgccgcctacgCCGGCATCGGCAGAGACCCCAACTCTGCCTCCACTGCCGCGATCGCGAGGCTCCCGGACGATGCGCGTCTCAAGCTCCAGTGGCTATACCATCAG GCTAAGTTTGGGCCATATGCTGCCCAGAAACCAAACACAAGGAAACCGGCAGAGGAAAGTGAATGGACGAG CGGAGACCAGCCTGAAAAGATGCTTTCAGCTGAAGCAATGCGTCTTTTTGTGGAAGTTTTGGAG GCGAATGATCCTGAGTGGTATTTCAAGGTTCCTGAATCCATCATCAAGCCACTTTTAGATGCACTAGTGAAT AAAAAAACACTGGATCCAGCCGAGTCATATACTCTAACTGGAATATCTATCCAAGAGCCTGAAACCATTGCTGCACAAAATGAAAACTTGCTTGAGACTAAGGACGAGGATGCCATTAAAGAAGGTTTTGATTCAGTTAAAATCTTTGATACATGGACTGTGCTTTCTACATCTGGACGGAAGCCAAAGCCCCGTTATAAG CATGGAGCAACTATATTGCAAGACAAAATGTACATTTTTGGTGGATGCTACAGTGGTCGTTATCTCAGCAACCTTCAG GTTTTGGATTTGAAAAGCTTAACTTGGTCAGAAATAGAGGCAAAAACACAATCCCCAGGTTCAGCTACCACCGTTCCAGTTGCTCCTTGTGCTGGACATTCTTTG ATTACATGGGGAAGAAAAATTCTATCAATTGGTGGGCACAGCAAAGATTATTCAGACACTGTTACAG tgaaGGAATTTGATCCGCAAACTTGTACTTGGGCAAATATAAAGACTTGTGGGAAGCCACCG ATATCTCGTAGTGGCCAGTCAGTGACACTTATTGGAACAACCCTAGTCATGTTTGGTGGTGAAGATGTAAAGAGAACCCCTATGAATGACGTGCACATTCTTGACCTGGAAACCATGACATGGGATGAAATTAATACGAT AGGTACCCCTCCTTTTCCACGCTCGGATCATACTGCAGCTTGCCATTGTGAGCGCTATCTTTTGATTTTTGGTGGGGGATCTCGTTCTACATGCTTCAATGATCTGCATGTCCTTGACTTGGAAACT AGGAAATGGTCAATACCCAAACAGGTAGGCATAACTCCAAGCCCACGAACTGGGCATGCAGGTGTGAGAATAGGAGAGTACTGGTTTATTGTCGGTGGTGGTAATAATAATGATG GGGTATCAGAAACTCTTTGTTTTGACATGAGCAATTTGGCATGGTCAGTTGTTACCACTGTACAAGGGCGTATGCCCCTTGCAAGTGAG GGCTTGAGTATAGTTTTTACCACCTATAAGGGTAAAGAGTTTCTAGTGTCATTTGGAGGATACTCTGGAAATTATAGCAATGAG GTCCATGTTCTTAAAGCAAGCTACAAATCAGACATACCTCCACCTATTACAAATGGAATTATCTCAAGTACTGCACTTACCATGTATAATTCGCCAAATGGTTCCATCTTGAATTCGGAAATCAAACATGATCAAGATAGAAAAGTAGAACAGACTACAACGGATAAAGTTCATCTATCAATTCCG AATATCACGCAGAAGGAATCAAGTGGAGTTATAGGAGCCGTCAAAACTGACATAGATGGTTTGAAAGTAGCACTTAAAACGGAACAGCTGCTGACTCGCCAGCTTCAGCAGGCACTAGCCCTAACACACAGGACAATTGCAAATCTTACTGAG GAACTTAAAGTTGTTGTTGATGGGCTCGCTCCAGAAAGGTCAAGGCTTTTCGAACTTGAG GCTAATGTTGCGGAACTTCAGCAGAAGCTACAACCGATGGAGGGGTTCCAGAAGGCAGTAGAGTTCCTTCGACAGAAAAAAGCTGCTTAA
- the LOC109718080 gene encoding LOW QUALITY PROTEIN: pentatricopeptide repeat-containing protein At4g15720-like (The sequence of the model RefSeq protein was modified relative to this genomic sequence to represent the inferred CDS: inserted 2 bases in 1 codon), whose product MKKRLLLSPTTFIDHTPYIIRLLRDSCDIVSVSSAHSTLLKSGASSRLSTSNHLINAYVRCRSAPNARKVLDEMPETNVVSWTSLMAGCVDAERSCEAAALFVAMGRRGIPANSFTFATAVNACSRLADLAMGRILHARVEIVGLNSDIVISTALIDMYGKSNSLGDARVVFDRMSERNVVSWGSMISACAQNACGNEALALFREFLGTRPASGLSPNHFMFSSAVNACASVGRLGLGRSTHGAVTRYGHDTNDVIAGALIDMYAKCGFIEYSRKVFNRIGSPSLVPFTAMIVAAAKYGLASYAFKLFDEMQGHGLRPNNVTLLGILHACSHAGRVDTGLKYLKSMQRDYGIEPCVKHYTCAVDMLGRAGRLDEAYGLAKEVKAEGGDALMLWSALLSSSRTHGRVDIADEAGKRIAEFDRDVAGAFVVMSNTYVSVGQLEKAADVWSELRRRGIRKEPGCSWVEIKDVAYVFYAGEISSAGNRGSEVMELLEELEGRMRERGYKGXMVGVHSEKLALGFGLISIPKGVTIRVMKNLRMCRDCHEEFKMISDIVGREFVVRDLNRFHHFKFGYCTCGDYW is encoded by the exons ATGAAGAAGAGGCTACTCCTCTCTCCTACCACCTTCATCGACCATACTCCGTACATAATACGCTTGCTCCGAGATTCGTGCGACATCGTCTCCGTATCGTCCGCTCACTCCACCCTCCTCAAATCGGGCGCTTCCTCTCGTCTCTCCACGTCCAACCACCTCATCAACGCGTACGTGCGATGCCGAAGCGCCCCCAACGCACGCAAGGTGCTCGACGAAATGCCCGAGACGAACGTGGTCTCCTGGACCTCGCTAATGGCGGGCTGCGTCGACGCCGAGCGATCCTGCGAAGCCGCTGCGCTCTTTGTCGCGATGGGTCGCCGGGGAATCCCCGCAAACTCCTTCACCTTCGCTACCGCGGTCAATGCGTGCTCGCGCCTCGCCGACCTCGCAATGGGTAGAATCCTCCACGCGCGTGTTGAGATCGTTGGGCTCAATTCGGATATCGTGATTAGTACCGCGCTGATCGATATGTACGGCAAATCTAATTCTCTTGGAGACGCGCGCGTAGTGTTTGATAGAATGAGTGAGAGGAATGTGGTTTCTTGGGGCTCGATGATCTCGGCGTGCGCGCAAAATGCATGTGGGAATGAGGCGCTCGCGCTGTTCAGGGAGTTCCTTGGTACGAGGCCGGCGTCGGGGTTGAGCCCGAACCACTTCATGTTCTCGAGCGCCGTGAACGCATGTGCGAGCGTGGGTCGGCTTGGATTGGGGAGGTCGACGCATGGCGCTGTTACTCGGTATGGGCACGATACAAACGATGTGATCGCCGGTGCATTGATTGACATGTATGCAAAATGCGGGTTTATTGAGTATTCGAGGAAGGTGTTCAATCGGATTGGGAGCCCTTCTCTTGTACCATTCACCGCCATGATCGTGGCAGCTGCCAAGTACGGTCTTGCGAGCTATGCGTTCAAGCTGTTCGATGAGATGCAAGGCCACGGCTTAAGGCCAAATAATGTGACTCTCCTAGGCATCCTCCATGCATGTAGCCACGCCGGACGTGTTGATACCGGCCTCAAGTATCTAAAATCGATGCAGAGAGATTATGGTATTGAGCCGTGCGTGAAGCACTACACATGCGCGGTCGACATGCTCGGTCGCGCGGGCCGGCTAGATGAAGCTTATGGGCTCGCTAAAGAAGTTAAAGCTGAAGGCGGCGATGCTTTGATGCTTTGGAGCGCCTTGCTCTCGTCTAGCCGGACGCACGGGCGGGTCGACATAGCTGACGAGGCTGGCAAGCGAATTGCAGAGTTTGACCGGGACGTGGCTGGCGCATTTGTGGTTATGTCTAATACATATGTTTCGGTGGGTCAGTTGGAGAAAGCGGCAGACGTGTGGTCCGAGTTGAGGCGGCGGGGAATCAGAAAAGAGCCAGGGTGCAGTTGGGTCGAGATAAAGGATGTAGCATACGTGTTTTACGCCGGCGAGATCTCATCGGCGGGGAACAGAGGAAGTGAAGTGATGGAGTTGTTGGAGGAGTTAGAAGGGAggatgagggagagagggtaTAAGGG GATGGTGGGGGTGCATAGTGAGAAGTtggctctagggtttggattgataAGCATCCCCAAAGGGGTGACCATCAGAGTAATGAAGAACCTGAGGATGTGTAGGGATTGCCATGAAGAGTTCAAGATGATTAGTGACATTGTAGGGAGGGAGTTTGTGGTGAGGGACCTCAATAGGTTCCATCACTTTAAGTTTGGGTATTGCACTTGTGGGGATTATTGGTGA